A single region of the Kwoniella botswanensis chromosome 1, complete sequence genome encodes:
- a CDS encoding myosin-1: MAISKKAGKKGVSGLLGGGGGGATKSQKVQKADWSEGFKKKKAAGVPDMTLLSTITNEAINDNLKQRFNNQEIYTYIAHVLISVNPFRDLGIYTTEILNSYRGKNRLEMTPHVFAIAESAYYRMTTEKENQCVIISGESGAGKTEAAKRIMQYIAAVSGGEGSSGGIENVKEMVLATNPLLESFGCAKTLRNDNSSRHGKYLEIMFNSLGQPVGAQITNYLLEKNRVVGQIDDERDFHIFYQFTKGASAEQKEAFGLQGPEAYAYTSRSGCLDVKSINDVSDFQETIRAMQIIGLSADEQNSIFRVLATILWLGNVEFVEGDDGNATIADTGVTDFAGYLMEVDPQQLQKVLMTRIMETQRGGRRGSVYEVPQNVAQASSGRDALAKALYNNLFEWIVSRVNVSMKPQQNPDYVIGVLDIYGFEIFQDNSFEQLCINYVNEKLQQIFIELTLKAEQEEYVREQIKWTPIKFFDNAVVCSLIEDKRPAGIFATLNDATATAHADPSAADNSFIQRSNMLASNPNFEARGNKFLIKHYAGDVLYNVSGMTDKNKDTLIKDILDLIEGSKDDFLHTLFPEKVDHSNKKRPPTAGDKIKASANALVDNLMKCQPHYIRTIKPNQHRSPTEYDDKAILHQIKYLGLQENIRVRRAGFAYRAEFSKMIQRFYLLSPATSYAGDYIWNGDDRSGCERILMDAKISKDEWQMGVTKAFIKNPETLFYLEGERDRYWHTMASRIQRAWRAYVRRKVEAAIKIQRFWRNQKESLVYARKRDYGHEVLAGRKERRRFSLLGMRKFMGDYLDVGGTSPQGEMLRNAAQIGPAETVHFSSRAELLVSKLGRSSKLSPRFLIITDKAVYFVVSAAKDGRVTTSLERKIPLVTIKTISMTNLRDDFVALNLPPCEEGDPIFTCAFKTEMMCVILTLTGGNMNVSIGPTIDYLKKKDKKAQIVAKKDEAVRGEAVYKSHTIAVGSGEPASSLSDPMPPRKPKAKKAAKAAPSSRPTNRPTAKTLPGATKPSAPAALASMPSAPTATKAPAAVKPPIATGAARAPPSIPGRGAPPPPPPPPPAPSAPAKEMYKALYAFAGQPGEMSLVKGEEVEVKEKDDNGWWMVVKNGQEGWAPSNYLKLIESAPPPPPPPPPAARRPPPAAPASAMNGSATSTPPTSRPSSTIGNKPALAPAIKPKPAIPAKPSVGAKPAGLGGGKPPVPSAPKVQPSSAGKKPGQVAQPQAQGGQMDLAAVFARRAQQARGE; encoded by the exons ATG GCAATTTCTAAGAAGGCGGGTAAGAAGGGAGTCAGCGGGCTGctaggaggaggtggaggaggcgCAACCAAATCCCAGAAGGTCCAAAAG GCCGATTGGAGTGAAGgtttcaagaagaagaaagcggCTGGTGTGCCCGATATGACACTGCTGAGCACGATCACCAACGAAGCTATCAATGATAATCTGAAGCAGAGGTTCAACAATCAGGAAATCTAC ACATATATCGCACATGTGTTGATCTCAGTCAACCCTTTCCGAG ATCTCGGTATATACACCACTGAAATCCTCAATTCGTACAGGGGTAAAAACCGTCTAGAAATGACTCCTCACGTATTTGCCATCGCCGAATCAGCATATTACCGGATGACGACCGAGAAGGAAAACCAATGTGTGATTATCTCAGGAGAGTCCGGTGCAGGTAAGACGGAAGCTGCCAAGAGGATCATGCAATATATAGCGGCTGTGTCGGGAGGTGAAGGTTCATCAGGTGGGATCGAGAATGTGAAAGAGATGGTATTAGCCACGAACCCGTTGTTGGAAAGTTTTGGATGTGCCAAGACGCTTAGGAATGATAATTCTAGTAGACAT GGTAAATACCTTGAAATTATGTTTAATAGTTTGGGTCAACCTGTTGGAGCTCAAATTACCAATTATCTGCTGGAAAAG AACCGAGTGGTAGGACAGATTGACGATGAGAGAGATTTCCATATATTCTATCAGTTCACCAAAGGAGCTAGCGCGGAGCAGAAAG AGGCATTTGGATTACAAGGACCAGAGGCATATGCCTATACAAGTAGAAGTGGATGTCTAGATGTCAAGAGTATCAACGATGTTTCGGATTTCCAGGAGACCATT CGTGCAATGCAAATCATTGGATTATCAGCCGACGAACAGAACTCAATCTTCCGCGTACTCGCTACTATCCTTTGGTTAGGAAACGTAGAATTTGtcgaaggagatgatggaaatgCTACTATCGCCGATACGGGTGTCACTGATTTTGCCGGTTATCTgatggaagttgatcctCAGCAACTGCAGAAGGTGTTGATGACAAGAATCATGGAAACTCAGCGaggtggacgaagagggagTGTGTATGAGGTACCGCAGAATGTAGCTCAGGCGAGCTCGGGCAGAGATGCTCTGGCGAAAGCTCT GTACAACAACCTCTTCGAATGGATTGTTAGTCGTGTCAATGTGTCTATGAAACCTCAACAAAACCCTGATTATGTGATTGGTGTACTGGATATCTA TGGGTTCGAGATCTTCCAA GACAACAGTTTCGAGCAGCTTTGTATCAACTATGTCAACGAGAAATTGCAACAAATCTTCATTGAGCTTACCctcaaagctgaacaagaGGAGTACGTGAGGGAACAGATCAAATGGACGCCTATCAAGT TCTTCGACAACGCAGTCGTATGCTCGCTCATCGAGGACAAACGACCTGCCGGTATCTTCGCTACTCTTAACGATGCCACTGCAACCGCCCATGCCGATCCATCAGCAGCCGATAACTCGTTCATCCAACGATCTAACATGCTCGCTTCCAACCCTAACTTCGAAGCTAGAGGAAACAAATTCTTGATCAAGCATTATGCCGGTGATGTGTTGTACAACGTTTCAGGAATGACGGATAAGAACAAGGATACTCTCATTAAGGATATATTGGATCTGATCGAAGGCTCCAAGGATGATTTCCTACATACATTATTCCCTGAGAAAGTCGACCATTCCAACAAGAAAAGGCCTCCTACTGCCGGTGATAAAATCAAAGCGTCGGCTAATGCTTTGGTAGACAATCTTATGAA ATGTCAACCTCACTATATACGAACCATCAAACCCAACCAACATCGATCACCTACAGAATACGACGATAAGGCGATCTTACATCAAATCAAGTATCTAGGTTTACAAGAGAATATCCGAGTCAGAAGAGCCGGTTTCGCTTATCGAGCTGAATTCTCCAAGATGATTCAGAG ATTCTACTTGCTCTCCCCTGCTACTTCATACGCTGGTGATTATATCTGGAATGGCGATGATCGATCAGGATGCGAGAGGATCTTGATGGATGCTAagatatcgaaagatgaatggCAGATGGGTGTGACAAAAGCATTCATCAAAAACCCCGAGACT CTGTTCTACctcgaaggtgaaagagatCGATATTGGCACACCATGGCTTCCCGAATCCAACGAGCCTGGCGAGCATACGTCAGACGGAAGGTAGAAGCAGCCATCAAGATCCAACGATTCTGGAGGAATCAGAAAGAATCGCTGGTATATGCtagaaagagagattacGGACATGAAGTCTTGgctggaagaaaggaaaggaggagattCAGTTTACTGGGTATGAGGAAATTCATGGGTGATTATCTTGATGTTGGAGGTACGAGTCCACAGGGAGAGATGTTGAGGAATGCCGCGCAGATTGGTC CCGCCGAAACGGTCCATTTCAGTTCAAGAGCAGAATTGTTGGTGTCAAAACTTGGTAGATCTAGTAAACTCAGTCCCAGGTTCCTGATAATT ACGGACAAAGCTGTCTACTTCGTCGTTTCCGCTGCTAAAGATGGCCGAGTGACTACTTCCCTCGAAAGGAAGATCCCCCTTGTCACTATCAAGACCATATCTATGACTAACCTCAGAGACGACTTTGTG GCactcaacttacctccaTGCGAAGAGGGAGATCCAATCTTCACTTGTGCATTCAAGACCGAAATGATGTGTGTCATTCTCACTTTGACTGGAGGCAACATGAATGTCAGCATTGGTCCAAC CATTGACTacctcaagaagaaggataaaaaGGCTCAGATCGTAgctaagaaagatgaagCCGTCCGAGGAGAAGCTGTCTATAAGAGTCATACAATTGCTGTTGGATCCGGTGAACCTGCCTCTAGCT TATCGGATCCTATGCCACCGCGAAAACCTAAAGCCAAGAAGGCTGCTAAGGCTGCACCTTCC AGCCGACCAACAAATCGACCAACCGCTAAAACCTTACCAGGAGCTACCAAACCTTCCGCACCGGCAGCTTTGGCTTCGATGCCCTCCGCACCCACTGCTACCAAGGCTCCGGCTGCTGTCAAGCCTCCTATAGCTACTGGTGCTGCACGTGCACCACCCTCAATACCTGGACGAGGTgctccccctcctcctccaccaccaccccctGCACCATCTGCTCCAGCCAAAGAAATGTACAAGGCTTTATACGCTTTCGCAGGTCAACCTGGAGAGATGAGCTTGGTcaagggtgaagaagtggaagtgaaggagaaggatgataatg GTTGGTggatggtggtgaagaaCGGACAGGAAGGATGGGCGCCTTCGAATTA TTTGAAACTTATCGAATCTGCTCCTCCACCCCCGCCGCCGCCTCCACCAGCAGCAAGGCGTCCGCCACCCGCTGCTCCAGCTTCAGCAATGAACGGATCAGCCACATCCACACCGCCTACTTCCCGACCATCCTCAACAATAGGTAATAAACCGGCTCTGGCACCTGCCATCAAGCCCAAACCCGCTATACCTGCCAAACCATCCGTAGGAGCTAAACCAGCGGGACTGGGAGGTGGTAAACCCCCTGTACCTTCTGCTCCGAAAGTTCAACCTTCTAGTGCGGGTAAGAAACCTGGTCAGGTGGCTCAACCTCAGGCGCAAGGTGGACAGATGGACTTGGCTGCTGT CTTCGCGAGGAGAGCTCAACAGGCTCGGGGCGAATAG